In Gemmatimonadota bacterium, the genomic window CGATCCTTCGCACGAATCTCGACGCGGCGCGGGAGATCGCGCGCCAGCTCCGGCTCCGTGACATCGGTGGAATCGTCGTCGTGGACTTCATAGACATGGAGTCCCAGTCGAACCGGGACCGCGTTCTACAGGAACTGCGGACTCAGCTGGGACGGGACCGGGCACGGACCAAGGCCTTCAGCGTCTCGGATCTCGGACTCATCGAGATGACCCGGCAGCGGGTCCGTCCCTCCCTGTTCCAGACGCTGACGCGGGTTTGTGATCACTGCGGTGGGGCAGGGCGCGTCTTCACGCCGCCGACGGTCATCCGGCGAGTGGAACGAAGCCTCAAGAGGGCGGCCGCTTCCGGGCAGGAGCGGTCCATCCTCATCCGGGTCCACCCCGAGGTGGCGCTCCACGTCATGGAGGAGGAGCCCGACTTCCTGAAGCGCCTGCGCGACCGGATGCGGATTCCACTGGATCTTCGAGACGACCCCCTCCTCCGCGAAGACGAGTTCCGGCTCCTTTCGGGGCCGGCCGGGACCGACGTGACGGAGAAGTACCTGACCCGCCAGCCGGGCTGAAGACCCGAGCCACCCAGTTGACTTGAACCACTCCCAGCGGCAAATTTCTTGGCTGAAGTTGGCTTGGAGCGCCGCCGGATCGTGAAACCAGGAAAGACCGATGTACGCCGTCTTCCGTACAGGTGGTAAGCAGTTCCGGGCCAGGCCCGGAGAACGTCTCAGAATCCCCTCCCTCGCCGCCGAAGCCGGGGAGACGGTCACGTTCGGGGACGTACTCCTCCTGGCGGACGGAGACGCGGTCACGGTGGGACAGCCGACGCTGGCCGGCGTGGCGGTGAAAGCCGAAGTCGTCGCTCACGGTCGGGACCGAAAGGTCATCGTCTTCAAGAGGAAGCGTCGGAAGGGCTATCGCAAGAAGCAGGGCCACCGGCAGGGATACACGGAAATTCGGGTCGAAGAGATCGTCGCTTGAACGGTCTTCTCCCCGCGCCGCCGCGATCGAACGAATAACCGGAAGATTTCCCATGGCACATAAGAAGGGTGTCGGCTCGAGCCGGAACGGACGGGACTCGAACCCACAGTACCTCGGCGTGAAGAGGTACGGAGGGGAACCCGTGCGCGCCGGCGGAATCCTGGTCCGTCAGCGTGGAACCCGCTTCCACCCCGGACGCAATGTTCGTCGCGGAAGCGACGACACCCTCTTTTCTCTCGTGGACGGCGTCGTGCGGTTCGAGACGATCCGCCGCCGCCCCGCCGTCTCGGTCTATCCCGAGAGCTAAGTCCCCTTACTTCATATGTTTCCCTATCCCCTTGCCTGGCAAGGGGATCCTTCAGTCGTTCCCGTCGTATCACGTTGGTCATTCGTCCACTCTGACCGAGGTCGGCGCATGCAACCCGACGGCCAGAAGGATCGCCCCCGAAGTCCCTTGCAGGCGGTAGGGGACGAAACGGGGCCAGAAGGTGTTCCATCCTTTCCCCGACCCGTGAAGCATGCGTTCGCGGCGATGGGATTCCTCTCCGTATCTCTCGTCGCTCTCGCCTGGACGACGAATCGTCCCGTCGAGTCGGTGAGCGCCTTTCCCGAAGTCTCGGACGCCACCGCCGCTCTCCTCGAGACGCGACTCCCGATGTCGGTCAACGCGGAAGTGGAGCGTTGGATCCAACGATTCCTCGGTCCCGAGCGGTCGGCCTTCGAAGGGTACCTCGTCCGTGAGGGACTGTACGGCGGTTTCATCCAAGAGCGGCTACGCGAGCGCGGGATGCCGGAAGAGCTCCTCTACCTCGCGATGATCGAGTCCGGGTTCGTCACCTCGGCGACGTCGCGCGTATCGGCGTCCGGGGTCTGGCAGTTCATGGGCGCGACGGCGCGCGCCTTCGGACTCACGGTGGA contains:
- the rpmA gene encoding 50S ribosomal protein L27, whose product is MAHKKGVGSSRNGRDSNPQYLGVKRYGGEPVRAGGILVRQRGTRFHPGRNVRRGSDDTLFSLVDGVVRFETIRRRPAVSVYPES
- the rplU gene encoding 50S ribosomal protein L21; translated protein: MYAVFRTGGKQFRARPGERLRIPSLAAEAGETVTFGDVLLLADGDAVTVGQPTLAGVAVKAEVVAHGRDRKVIVFKRKRRKGYRKKQGHRQGYTEIRVEEIVA